From the genome of Carassius auratus strain Wakin chromosome 24, ASM336829v1, whole genome shotgun sequence:
atcctcatcctcgcctgcgcagccttcatcaccttctcatgtgcagccctcatcaccttctcatgtgcagccctcatcaccttctcatgtgcagccctcatcatcctcatcttctcCTGCTCCACCCTTATCTTCACCCTGTGCTGCATCAACACCTGTGGTTCACTCATCACAGGCGTCTGAGACCCTCTCATTAAGGAAGGTGGGTAGATTCATTTTTGGACTGGTAAATCttacaataaattatatgaaataaaatattatttatatttgtttgtatttctcCTCTTCCAGATATCCTCTTTAAGGCCATCAAGAAAAAGACAGGTATGTCACTTGCCATGTGATCATTTATACGCtcaatattttttgcataattatGGCTTTGCTTGCCAGTATCGGCAAATGATGAAACGTAATGTTACATGATCCACTGCCATACCCACTATGCCCAAATACTACCTGTTCTATTAGATTCTGGCAGTGGTGTACTCGTGtgatcattaaaatatataattgaaaaaaaaaaaaaacattttgtactaTTTGAGTAAGTGTTAAATTCTCTCATTCAGTATTCAGGAAGTGCCGTCTGTGATACAGACTACAGCGATGTCACAGACTACAGCGATGTTGACTATATACCAAAAATCAGCTCAGATGATTCGGATGGTAGTTCTTCTGGACATGACATGGTCAAAAGTGCTTTGATACATCCAACATCTCCCAAAGAGGCAGGTAGTTTATCTGATCAATGTATGACCGCACCATCACCTAAAAAGATGAAATGCCAATCTAAAGAGACAAACACCTCGTCTGGTGATAAGACTTTTATTCAGTCAATGCCATCACCAAAGCAGGAACGCAAGACGTACAACAAAAAGCAGTATTGCCTTTATTGCTCTAAGCCATATTCAAAAATGGCCAGACACCTTGAATTTGTCCATCGCAACGAAGTGGGGGTTGTAAAGGCAGTAGCATTTCCAAAACATTCCAAAGAAAGACGAGTCCAGTTAAACCTCCTTAGAAAAAGGGGCAACTTTGCCCACAACACCGATGTGGTGAGACAAGGACATGGGGAGATGATTGCCTGCTACCGTCCAAAAAATAGTCAAAGAGCCAATGAATTTATTCACTGCATTTACTGCCAAGGGCTTTATAACAAGCGTAGCCTTTGGAAACATATCAAAAACTGTCCCCTGAAACCAAAAAATGAGGATGCCCAGGGCAGGAAAAGAGTTCGATCCCTGTGTGCTCTAAACACACCAGTGGGCTTAGAAGTGAGCAAAGGATTCAAGAAAGTACTCTCCTTTATGAACTATGATGAAGTTTCGCGTGTAGTTCATACTGACAGATGCATCATGCAGCTGGGGGAGCACATGTTCAACAGGATGGGGTCTGATGTGACCAAACATGACTACATCAGACAGAAGATGAGAGAAGTAGGCAGACTTCTTCTTGAAGCAAGGAAGATTACCCCACTGAGAACAATGGTAGACTTCATCATACCAACTAACTTCAAACATGTCATAGCAGCTGTTAAAGTTGTATCTGGCTATgatgaagagaaaaactcctaCCGCATTCCTTCTTTAGCTCTCAAACTTGGGCATTCTTTAAACAAGATATCTAGCATTGTTGAGAGCAATGCCATGATGTATGGAGATCATGAACGTGCTGAGTGTGCCCGAGACTTCAGGAAAATACACCAGGCAAGGTGGAATGAGTACATTTCTGCTGGTGCTATAACTACATTGAAAGAAGCCAAGTGGAACACACCACAGATCATTCCTTTCACTCAGGATGTCAAAGTCCTGCACACACATCTTGAAAAGAAACACAATGAGCTCCTAAGTAAGCTCAGATCTTGCCCTTCTGCTGACAGCTACGCTGCTCTAGCCAAGGTCACGCTGTCCCAGGTCATCCTGTTCAACCGAAGGAGAGAAGGTGAGGTATCCCGGATGCTTTTGTCAGCTTTTAAAAGCAGGGATTCTTCTGAGCTACACGAAGACATTgccatctgtctgtctgagttTGAGAGGAAGCTGTGTCTGCACTTCTCAAGAGTTGAGATCCGTGGTAAACGAGGGAGAAAGGTTCCTGTGCTCCTCAAGCCTTCCATGGTTTCTGCCATGGAGCTGCTTGTTGAAACGCGTGAGCTTTGTGGTGTTCCAGCAGAGAATCCCTTTATGTTTGCTAGATGTGGAGCAATGTCTGCCTACAGAGGAGGAGAGTGCATCAACAAAGCTGCTTGCGAATGTGGCATAAAGAACCCTGATGCACTGTCATCAACTAGGCTCAGGAAACACATAGCAACCATGTCTAAAATTCTTAACCTTAATGAGAATGAAGCAGACCAACTGGCTGATTTCCTTGGTCACGATATCAGAATCCACAGACAGTATTATCGGTTACCAGAGGGAACACTGCAGCTGGCAAAAATGAGTAAAGTCCTAATGGCCATGGAGAAAGGAACACTGTCTGACTACAAAGGAAAGAAACTTGATGACATTGAAATCGACCCAAATGGTATGAGTATACATGCACTGTGTGTATCTGTGCTGtacatatttacaaaacaatgtATATATTCATGTCACAGATACTAGGTATAAGAAATAAAGTGttcattttttgttaattaattattaagagcAACTTGAGGCCCAAGGTGATTCCATGTCAAGTGATGAGGAGGATTCCAGTGACCTATCTCAGATGACAGCACCAGCACCAGTACAGACTGATCAACCTGTTCAATCTGATCAAGCTGTTTCACAGGAGGATCAAGGTAAGAAAAATCTCTACATTGCACAAAcaacaataatcaaataaacatgaattagcTCCATGCAGCAATATCcagacaaatttaaaaaaaattatgcattaggACACAGTCTTGATTTGCTCTTTACTCACCGATTTAGTTGTAATGAGAATGTGTAATgagaatttactttttaattatttcataggtTCTTCAAATGCTCCAAAAAAGAAATGGGAGGACAGTGAGGTAAAAGCAGTAGAGAGACACATGATGAGTTTCATCAAGACATGCAAAGTTCCTGGTAAGCAAGACTGTGAAAGATGCATTCATGCAGAGCCAGAAGCTTTGAAGCAGCGAACATGGActggtgtgaaaaattatgtgcggAACAGGATCACGACTCTTAAAAGAAAGGGTGGTTTGTAGGGAGGGACAAACACTTCAGCACTTTGCACATTATGCTCTTTTTGTAGGAAATggagctaaattaaaagaaatgaggATAAAGGTGTAGAAATATTTTGCGGATGGAATGAAACAGaatataaagtgaaaagttaGAGTATAAGAAGGTTAATGAAGAAGTAGAGGATAGTAAGAGTCAATTTTCTTTGTTCAGTTACAATATAGTTGGATGAAATGTCATGTTAAACTTTTTGATATTTCTGTCATAGAGGGAGGGGAGAATGTAAAGATGATAAAAAAGGGAAGAGTGAATAGCTGTGCTGGACATGGGCTGTGGCTGGATGTAACCGATTGGTGAGAGTTAATGTGTGCAGACAAGAGAAGCTGAAAAATGAGATGTGATGTCAGACACTTTCTGCTTCCCGTAGTGATGCAGAGCCAGAAGCTTTGAAGCAGCGAACATGGActggtgtgaaaaattatgtgcggAACAGGATCACAACTCCTAAAAGAAAGGGTGGTTTGTAGGGAggcacaaacacttcaacactttgcacattatgctcttttcgtaagaaatggagctaaattaaaagaaattaagataaaggtgtAGACATTAAAATTGAGACGCTCGCGCTGTTTGCATACTTTACCACAGCTGAAgtagaaaaaatgcattattttccaaatacacagatatttcagagacattttcattcaatacatGCACTGCTTGATACAGTGTCTGtttgtacaagaataaagttcaacataagcCTAAATACCAActtaaagagggaggagagaatgtaaaggggacgtaaagaggtaggagagaatgtaaaggggacgtaaagtgggaggagagaatgtaaaggggacgtaaagagggaggagagaatgtaaaggggacgtaaagtgggaggagagaatgtaaaggggacgtaaaaagggaggagagcatgtaaaggggacgtaaagagggaggagagcatgtaaaggggacgtaaagagggaggagagcatgtaaaggggacgtaaagagggaggagagcatgtaaaggggacgtaaagagggaggagagaatgtaaaggggacgtaaagagggaggagagaatgtaaaggggacgtaaagaggaaggagagaatgtaaagggaacgtaaagagggaggagagaatgtaaaggggacgtaaagtgggaggagagaatgtaaaggggacgtaaagagggaggagagaatgtaaaggggacgtaaagtgggaggagagaatgtaacggggacgtaaagagggaggagagaatgtaaaggggacgtaaagtgggaggagagcatgtaaaggggacgtaaagagggaggagagcatgtaaaggggacgtaaagagggaggagagcatgtaaaggggacgtaaagagggaggagagcatgtaaaggggacgtaaagagggaggagagaatgtaaaggggacgtaaagagggaggagagcatgtgaaggggacgtaaagagggaggagagaatgtaaaggggacgtaaagagggaggagagcatgtaaagagggaggagagcatgtaaagggtacgtaaagtgggaggagagaatgtaaaggggacgtaaagagggaggagagaatgtaaaggggacgtaaagtgggaggagagaatgtaacggggacgtaaagagggaggagagcatgtaaaggggacgtaaagagggaggagagaatgtaaaggggacgtaaagagggaggagagcatgtcaaggggacgtaaagagggaggagagcatgtcaaggggacgtaaagagggaggagagcatgtcaaggggacgtaaagagggaggagagcatgtaaaggggacgtaaagagggaggagagaatgtaaaggggacgtaaagtagGAGAGCATGtgaaggggacgtaaagagggaggggagaatgtaaaggggacgtaaagagggaggagagcatgtaaagggtacgtaaagagggaggagagaatgtaaaggggacgtaaagtgggaggagagaatgtaacggggacgtaaagaggaaggagagaatgtaaagggaacGTAAAGGATGTAAAGTAGGGgagcatgtaaaggggacgtaaagagggaggggagagtgtaaaggggacgtaaagagggaggggagagtgtaaaggggacgtaaagagggaggagagcatgtaaaggggacgtaaagagggaggagagcatgtaaaggggacgtaaagagggaggagagaatgtaaagagggaggggagCATGTAAAGgggatgtaaagagggaggagagcatgtaaaggggacgtaaagagggaggagagcatgtaaaggggacgtaaagagggaggagagcatgtaaagagggaggggagCATGTAAAGgggatgtaaagagggaggagaggagagcaggAGGACTCAGCCAGAGCAGATTCTCTAGAGCGACTCACGAGCTCTGATGATGACACAGCTAATCCACGATTGGCAGGGTACACCGCTTGACAACGATCACGTGTGTTTCATGTCTCTTTTCACACCTTCAGTTCCACTAAGGATCACATCTGTTCTTTATAACAGTAAAAGCTCTTTTCACGTAGTTGCGATAaatgtttatcaaaataaaacaatgtagaCCCCACTTCACTGGTATTTAggcttattttgaactttattcttgtacaaacagtagtgcatgtattgaatgaaaatgtctctgaaatatctgtatttggaaaataatgcgtTTATTCCACTTCAGCTGTGGTAAAGTATGCAAACTTAGCCTGAGCATCACTACAGGAAGCAGAAAGTGTCTGACATcacatctcagttttcagcttctcTCATCTGCACACGGCAACTCTCACCAATCAGTTACATCCAGCCACAGCCCATGTCCAGCACAGCTAATATAAGGGAGGAATAGAGGCAGTAAATGTAAAGAGGATGAAAAGAGGGAGGAGTAAAGAGGGTAAAAAGAGGGAGGAGTAGAGTTAAAGAGGATGAAAAGAGGGAGGAGTAAAGAGGGTAAAAAGAGGGAGGAGTAGAGTTAAAGAGGATGAAAAGAGGGAGGAGTAAAGCGGGTAAAAAGAGTGAGGAGTAGAGTTAAAGAGGATAGAGAGGGAGGAGTAAAGAGGGTAAAAAGAGGGAGGAGTAGAGTTAAAGAGGATAGAGAGGGAGGAGTAAAGAGGGTAGAAAGAGGGAGGAGTAGAGTTAAAGAGGATAGAGAGGGAGGAGTAAAGAGGGTAAAAAGAGGGAGGAGTAGAGTTCAAGAGGATAGAGAGGGAGGAGTAAAGAGGGTAAAAAGAGGGAGGAGTAGAGTTCAAGAGGATAGAGAGGGAGGAGTAAAGAGGGTAAAAAGAGGGAGGAGTAGAGTTCAAGAGGATAGAGAGGGAGGAGTAAAGAGGGTAAAAAGAGGGAGGAGTAGAGTTAAAGAGGGAGGAAGTAAAGGAGGAAGTAGAGCGATTTTGAAGAAGGGTGGATGGAGGAAGTACAGAGAATAGTTGGGCACTGAGAATCATTCCAACCTCCAAGTTAAttgatttttcattgttgttctttaaaaaaaaaacttttttgaagttCTGTCATTAACTGCAATGTGCACTTTCAACACAATGTGTCCAAGACTGTTAATattaaagagtcatttaatcagagtccccaaagagtcatttaatcggagtgtgtgtgtcactcgagtccccaaagagtcatttaatcggagtgtgtgtgtcactcgagtccccaaagagtcatttagtcggagtgtgtgtgtcactcgagtccccaaagagtcatttaattggagtgtgtgtgtcactaaagtccccaaagggtcatttaatcggagtgtgtgtcaCCTGAGTCCCCAATGAGTCGTTCaattggagtgtgtgtgtcactcgagtccccaaagggtcatttaatcggagtgtgtgtgtcactcgagtccccaaagagtcatttagtcggagtgtgtgtgtcactcgagtccccaaagagtcatttaattggagtgtgtgtgtcactagagtccccaaagggtaatttaatcggagtgtgtgtcaCCTGAGTCCCCAATGAGTCGTTCaattggagtgtgtgtgtcactcgagtccccaaagggtcatttaatcggagtgtgtgtgtgtcactcgagtccccaaagggtcatttaatcggagtgtgtgtgtgtcactagagtccccaaagggtcatttaatcggagtgtgtgtgtcactagagtccccaaagggtcatttaatcggagtgtgtgtgtgtcactagagtccccaaagggtcatttaatcggaatgtgtgtgtgtcactcgagtccccaaagagtcatttaatcggagtgtgtatcactatttttatttgtatagagttTTTTTGACAATTACTACAGTTTACAGAAGAACATGCCTAATGTCTTAAAACCCCAGTGTGTAGCCAAAGATGACTCTGGCGAGGAAAACTCCTTAAGATGTTTTTGTGATAATGATTAGTTTACAGTCGATGCTAAATTAACTAGAGGGATGCAGATTCGGTCAGTGAAAGGTTCTCTGCCATGAAGTGAAGTctgttttatttctatagcgcaTGATACAATACAGATGGTTTCAAAGGAGcttcacacacataaaataacttGCAAATGTCAACAATTATGAAATGACTAATGTAGAGCTGTTTTGCAGTTGAAATTAAAGACAATAGTgttattattcagctcaattctgTTCATCTTTTGCTTCTGATAGTCAATCAGTCAAGTCAATAATATTTCTGAATGTTAATTGTCATTCCCCAACTGAGCAGCCAAAGGCACTTGATCTCAAGCTACAAACCAGACAAAACATGTAGGCTACCCATTTACAGTGATCTTGCTGAAAAGAAAAAACCCAGTTTACTCTCTCACACCTGTATCTTTGCACTAGCTTGATTTCACTGTCCAGTATTGGaactttgaattgtaatattctaCTTCTGACTTCTTAGGATAAATAATATATAGCATCTCAACAATGTCCTGAAAGTATACCTTAACCAGAGTTTGTGTATCACCATGGTCCTTAAAGTATGACTTGATCAGAGTTGTGTTTATTGTCCCCAAAAGCGacatataaaataatgtccctAAACTGAAGGTAAAATGTCAGGTCTTTAAGGAAGGCTTTTATTGATAAAATCAAGTGATATTTGTGATGACAGCTTCTCCAGAAGTGCAGTCATATCTTTCTTTAGCCTCTAGACCCTTCAGAAAGGGGTGTCCCTAAAGGTAGGGTTTCCAGTCATACGTCCTCACATTGTGGTTaagtaggtatgtgtgtgtgtgtgtgtgtgtgtgtgtgtgtttgtgtttgttgttgcCCTTGTCTTGTCTCCCAGACACGGACACATTGGGACAATTCTCTTGAgtcagcaaaaatatataaaaatacataaattacaaaCCAAAAATGACAAGAGGGCAAAGAGAAGACAAATGATGTCAAAACTAAAGATTTGGGTTGTTAAACGAGTGATGATCAAACAGACAGTGTGTATTTTAGCAACCACAGAATATCTCACAAAAGCTTTTTTAGCCTGTTAAAAGGCAACATAATaagcaccaatttttttttttttttacaaaccacttagtctaaaaaaatctgtatttatttgttaacaatacagtaaaaacagttaaatatttttacaatttaaaatattattttctatgtgaatataatgtataatgtaatttattcctgtgatgcgcaactgaattttcagcatcattcctccagtctttagtgtcacatatttcagaaatcattctgaaagtgtgatgatttgctgctcatcaaacattttttactatcaatgttgaaagcagtccacccccaccccccacccccaattGCAAGATAATTGATGTCTTTATTGTCATCTGTTGATgcgtttaatgcatccttgctgaataaaaaagtatttaaaaagtagCATTAAAGCAGTAATTACTGTGGTACATGCAGGATTATTAGGTTAAAATATTTATGACCAACTAATAAGGCTGGGAATAAAACAGCTCCTCTGAGATTGATGGAATTACTGCTGTCAATAATTAGAAAGCATTAGTGAACATTAAATCATGGTCATTTAATAGTTTGACAATGTTTATTGGTTTATCGGAAACAAAGATGCCAAGGACAAACCTCCCGCATCCAATCCATATGAAAAACAGGAAATCCTGTTAGACATTCCCAATATTCCCCATAACATTAAGGACAGAACGTCTGTATGTGAGTCAGACTGTGATGCTGCTGCTCTGATGTGCCTCAGCAGGATATGATCTCATCGCCACAGGAAGTTCCAATTATCACAGAGATAAAATTACCCAGCAGGTCCGA
Proteins encoded in this window:
- the LOC113042103 gene encoding uncharacterized protein LOC113042103 — encoded protein: MVDFIIPTNFKHVIAAVKVVSGYDEEKNSYRIPSLALKLGHSLNKISSIVESNAMMYGDHERAECARDFRKIHQARWNEYISAGAITTLKEAKWNTPQIIPFTQDVKVLHTHLEKKHNELLSKLRSCPSADSYAALAKVTLSQVILFNRRREGEVSRMLLSAFKSRDSSELHEDIAICLSEFERKLCLHFSRVEIRGKRGRKVPVLLKPSMVSAMELLVETRELCGVPAENPFMFARCGAMSAYRGGECINKAACECGIKNPDALSSTRLRKHIATMSKILNLNENEADQLADFLGHDIRIHRQYYRLPEGTLQLAKMSKVLMAMEKGTLSDYKGKKLDDIEIDPNEQLEAQGDSMSSDEEDSSDLSQMTAPAPVQTDQPVQSDQAVSQEDQGSSNAPKKKWEDSEVKAVERHMMSFIKTCKVPGKQDCERCIHAEPEALKQRTWTGVKNYVRNRITTLKRKGGL